The sequence TGGGgaaaaaatttcatcattttcttgcAATTTTCAGAAGGgtaagttatttttgtttttgtttggtTTTTAAGTTTATGGAGGTGAACAAGGGgttgttgtgttgttgattCTTGAGCTGGTTTTAGTGCTTTTTGGATGATTTTCAGTTATATGTGTGATTTTTGCTGGTTGAAGTTCTCTGTATTTGTGGTTTTTCTGTTCATAAATTTGGAGAAAGGGTGTTCTTTTCACCAAAAGAAGCAGAAAGACTTCAGCTTGGGGGTTTGATTTGCTTATGAGTTTGTTTTATCATGATTTATGGTTTGAGTTAAGTTGATCAGTTCtgttttgtattaaaattttacGAGCTTCTCTGAATTATGTATgttcttttttccttaattaaaagTTCCTACCATTTGTTTACTctctctaattatttttttaaaaaacaaaatgaatttttttggcTAGAATATCTGGATGGAGGTCTAGatctaaaatttaaagtaatttGTAATTGAAATTTTAGAGAGTTTCTATCTATCTGTTCTAAATATTGGAATAGAATTGAATTGACAGCATCCTTTTTCTCTATAGCTACTAAAATTCTTAAATCGGTAGTATCAGTTTCTTGGGGAATACGAAAAAACTTGGGAAAACAAGATGATTATCTTTGTGTTTAGTGGTGTTCAAGATTTATGTGGACTTTGGTGTGTGTTGAACTTGCATTTATCTACAGCTGAGAAATGAGATGAGTAACTTTTATCAAGCTTGGAGTGAGGGGTGGGAGTTTGGTTATTAAACTTTCTCAGTTGTGTTCTATCttgatttctcaaattttaccATGATTATTATTCTACCAGGTTAATCTTATGGAGTGGTTTTCTCGCGTTGATGATGGTGATGTTGTTGTTCCTGAAAGCTTAGATGGCTTTTCGCCATCTTCTGATAGCTGGTCACAGTGGGACTCAACGCCCTTTGGGAATTTCAAGTCAGAAATGAAAAGGAACAATATAAGGTCATACGCTGGAGCCGAAGATTGTAAAGTGATTGGGAATGGCCTATCTAATGATGTTGACATGAAAAACTTTGGAATTCACGAGGAGCCTTTTGATAATGCAGCTAACCAAGCTTCATACTGTGACATGGATCAATGGTCCTCATATCCACCACCTGAGCAGCTGGAATTTCATCTTGATAACTTGACCTCAATCGATCAGTTGGATGATGTGTTCCTGTAAAGCTCTTAACTCTGATGAATTTTATTGGTTTCGTTCTGTTATTGAATTAATTGACCTATAGTTGTGGCGTTAGATGGAAGAATCTATCATTTTGGCTGATCGAGTTCTTATGTTCCATTATGCAGAAGTTCCTTACTCGAAGAAAACTGTCCAACTGGAATGGATGCATCTGATGAGTCATCAACAGATTCCCGTTGCAGCATGCAGCTGGATGATGATCAAGTAAGAGATATGACGAGCAAAGCTTGTGCTGGTACTGCCAAATATTTCTCTGCACATGCTTTTACTTCACCAGTGGATTGGGAGGGGCAAGAAGTTAGCAATTCTTATTTGCTGAAAAAGGTGATGcttttgttcatttttgtttCTGAAGGGCATGAATTTTCATGTAACAACTCCAATCTGTGAAGCTGGAGTTGAATCATCAACCCCAGAAGAACTCAAAAGACTTCACTGCACATGTATTATGTCATCTGAGAGCTTTAGAGGGACCAGCCGATAAATTAATTGGTCCGGTGTATTATGATGAGTTTCAGTCTTACATGAAAAGATTTTTGGCTCACTTGGAGTTTTAAATTTGCATTGAGGCAGATGCAGGGAGCAATCCGGGTTACTTCTCATGCTTTTTGGTGGAAGGAAATTTTGGGAATATTTCACCTGCATTCAAGCAGGGGCGAACTTTGCATGATTTTTGAGGGTTGAACTAAAATTTGAAGGTAAAAAATCAGAATTATCCTAAAATCTCTAGAAGAGCACaaattattttctctttccTGGGGAATTGAGCTTGAAGCAGCTACCCTTCTTTCTGACCTATGGAGGTCTGTCCCTACTCTAAAGACGGCTTGTAACAGTGTCGAATTGTACAAACCTCCTGTCCGTGGGTCACTTTATTTTGGATATTGTCAGAGTGGCTAAAAGTCCCACATTGGTTGGGAAATGGACTGGTTTGTAGTCTCCTTATATAGACTTGGGTGATCCTCCCCAGAGCTAGCTTTGGGGTTGACTTAGGCCTAGGTATCATATCtttacatggtatcaaagccagGTCCATTCCCGTTTAGGCTCCCGGACCTCACTTCAGTCGGGTCTGGGTGTGCTAGAGTGGGcaaaagtcccacattggtTGGGTAATAGACTGGTGGtatccttatatggacttgagCAATCTTCCTcctgagctagcttttggggttgagttaggtcTAGGTGTCATATCTTTACAAATACCAAGGGAATCATGAGCAGAATAATGTTTGAACATGTTTGCTTGTAAATGGCTTCGATTTTAAAGTAATACTTGAGCTGTCCGTTTGTACCAATTCAACCAAGTTGAGACAGTTGCCATGGTATAATTCTTAAGATAAGCCAGAGCTGAGTTTCTCTATTACAATTTCtgagaggaaaaaagaaaga comes from Solanum pennellii chromosome 1, SPENNV200 and encodes:
- the LOC107008605 gene encoding protein LNK3-like → MEWFSRVDDGDVVVPESLDGFSPSSDSWSQWDSTPFGNFKSEMKRNNIRSYAGAEDCKVIGNGLSNDVDMKNFGIHEEPFDNAANQASYCDMDQWSSYPPPEQLEFHLDNLTSIDQLDDVFLSSLLEENCPTGMDASDESSTDSRCSMQLDDDQVRDMTSKACAGTAKYFSAHAFTSPVDWEGQEVSNSYLLKKAPQAEAAVKLEHDKGDNRSSDEEISMEESVLQHLENLTSQLTEETRICFRDSLYRLAGNSKHDACQSRNAMPDQDSMRFNKEETTESRTNVIDRTVANFLFSNVEFGASEGSSFDFTEATNIRQHSGGAMLWNISAGSSGCDVPTFSG